CTACGTCGGCCCGGTAGTCGTGTTCGCCCACGCGCTGGACGGCATCTCGACGGCGATCGGCATCGACGTCCTGGGCGTCACCGAGCGCTCGCCGCTTCCCCGGCTGATCATGGACGTCGCGGCGCAACTCCCCACCGCCGAGACCGCCGGCGTCGGGTGGCTGTTCGTCGTCGTGAAGCTGTTCGTGGTGACGGCCGTGGTCGTCGGCTTCAACCGCTACGTCGACGAGGAGCCCGTCGAGGCGACGCTGGTGCTCTCGCTGATTACCGCGGTCGGCCTCGGCCCGGCGACGAACAACCTCTTCCTGTTCCTGACGACGGCGGTCTAGGCGGGACGCCGGTCGCCGCCTCGACTACGCAAGTTCGCCGCCTCGACTACGCGGGTTCGGCGAGTCGGACCGCCTCCAGGCTCACCTCCTCGTGGCCGTCCGCCGCCGCCCGTTCCCGCGCCGCTTCGACCGCCGGTCCCGGACGTTTGAGCGCGCCTTCGACCACGTACGTCTCCACGCCCGCGTCCGTCCTCAGCAGGACCTCGAGCTCTGGCATACGCGAACGTTCACCACGACAGACAATAGCTATTCGGGTGGGTGCGGGCCGACGCCCCCTGGCGGTCACGGCGGGCCGCTCACAGGTAGCCGAGGTCCTGTAGCTGATCGCGGACGTCGGTGGCCGACCGCTCGGCCGTCGCCCCCTCGTAGCGGTGGCGCTCGGAGACGTCCGGTTCGTTGGCGTCGCGAGACGGCGCAGCGTCGTCGAGCACGTCCTTCACGTCGAGGACGCTCTCGACGCGCTCGACGATCTCCGGGTCGTCGCTGGCCAGCGTGGCGGCGTGGGTGTGGTCGCCGCCCTGCAGCCCGTGGTCGGAGACGCAGACGAGCGTGTCGCCCTCGCCGATCTGCGTGGCGACCTCGTTGGTCCAGCGGGCGGCCTGCTCGTAGTGGCGCCGTTGATAGCCCGCCTCCTCGACCACCGGGGCGATGTGACCGATCGTGTCGAGGTAGCCCAGCCAGGCGAAGACCACGTCGTACCGACGCTGGACGGCCTGTCGGACGACGCCGATCTTCTTGCCGGCCTGGCCGGCGACGACCTCGTCGAGGCGGTGGATCGGGACCGTCGGCTCGTGGCTCTCGCCGTCGTCGCCCTCCTCGATGCTGAGGTAGCCCGACAGCTGCGCGCCCCGGTCGAACGCCAGCCCGAGGTCGCGGTCGGCCTCGGTCCGGTAGTTCGGGACGGCCAGCGAGAGCGAGCGTCGACCGTCGAACAGCGTCTCCAGCCCATGCTCGTCGTAGTAGTCGGCCGTCTTGCTCTCGCGCTCGACGCCCAGGTTCGTCAGCAGCCGGCCGACGCCCTGCTGCATCGAGTCGGGGACGAAGCTGCTGCCGACGTCGGTGATAGCGTCGACGAGGGGGTTCTCCCACTCGGTGCCCTCGTCGGCGGAGAGGGCCCGGATACCGGTCTCCTCCGGCGGTCGGCCGGTGACGATGCTCGGCCACACTTCGTTGGTGTGGGGCTTCTCGAGGATCGGGTTGTCGAAGGTGTCGATCTCCGTGACGGCGGTCCCGAAGGCGTCGGTCAGTTCGTACGCGTCCAGCAGTTCTGCGTCCAGTGCATCCCAGCCGAGCACGACCAGCGTCATATCCCATCATGGAGTCAGCGTAGCATCATGACACCGATCCTAGTAATCTTCCCGAAGCCACGTCGTCACGACGTGGTACGTTCGTACGGCCGAAGCGGAGCGACGGGATGGCTTTAGGTGGCCAGGCGGCGACCACACGGACATGGCCAAGCAGCCACACCTCCTGGTCGAACCGGGCGATCTGACCGATCTCGCGCTCGTTCCGGGCGATCCCGACCGCGTCGATCGGATCGCGGGCCTCTGTGACGACAGCGAGACGGTCGCCGAGAACCGGGAGTACAAGGTCGTCAACGCCACCTACGAGGGGCGCGAGCTGACGATCTGTTCGACGGGCATCGGCGCGCCCTCGGCGGCTATCGCCGTCGAGGAACTCGCCGCGGTCGGCGTGGAGACGTTCGTCCGCGTCGGCACGACGGGCGCCCTGCAGGAGGGCATCGAGATCGGCGACATGGTGGTCGCCACCGCTGCCGCCAAGGACGAGGGCACCACGAAGCGCTACGAGGCCGCCGAGTACCCCGCCGTCGCCGACTACGAGGTGCTCTCGGCGCTCGTGGACTCGGCGGAACGTGCGGCCCAGGGGGCCGCAGACGGAGCGAGCGGCGACGCCGCGAGCAGCCGAGAGAACGTCCACGTCGGCCCCGTCGCCACGGACGACGCCTTCTACGCCGAGGACGAGGCCTACTTCGAGGACCGCGAGGCCGCCGGCCTGCTGGCCGTCGAGATGGAGGCCGCGGCCGTCTTCTCGCTGGCCCGCCGGAAGGGCCTGCGCGCCGGCGCCATCTGTACCGTCGACGGCAACCTCGTCGAGGGCACCCAGAAGGGCGAGACGGAGGACGAAGAGCTCCCGGAGAAGGCGAAGAACAACGTCGAGCGCGCGATCCAGCTGACGCTGGACGCGACGACGGCGCTGTAGCGGACCCACGAGCGGGCCGGCCGCGCCCCCGGATTTAAGCCGCCCGTCCGGCAAGCGAGGGGTATGCGCGACCGGGCGCGGGCGGCCCTGCGGCGGCTTCGGCGACTCGAACGCCGCGAGGGGCGGGACCTGCGGGCGTGGCTGGAGACGACCAGCGCCGTCGTCCACGTCTCCGCGCTCCTGTTCGTCCCGCTGCTCGTCGCCCTGGTCACGTACCTCTCGACGCAGCTGGAGGCGCTGTCCTTCCTGCTGTTCCCGCCGCTGGCGGCCGGCAGCTACACACTCTTTACCGATCCCAAGGGGCAGTACGCCTCGCCGGTCCGCTTCGTCGGCGGCCTGACCGTCGGCGCCGTCTGCGGGCTGCTCGCCGCGACGGCGTCGGACGTCCTGCTACCCGGCGCGTCGGCCGGGGCGCTGGAGGCGATCCCCTTCGAGGCCGCGCTGGCGACGCTGCTGGCCGGGGCCGTCACCTGGCTGTTCTCTGTCGAGGAGCCCTCGGCCTACTCGGCCGCGCTGCTGGGGCTGCTGGTGCCCCGCGGCCAGCGGACGGCCTTCGTCGCGAGCGTCCTGGCCGCGTCGCTGCTGGTGGCGGCCGTGTTCATCCTCTGGCGGCGCCACTTCTACGAGCGCCGGGCGCAGTTCCTCTATCACTCGCTGCACGGCGACGACCACGTCCTCGTGCCGATGTGGGGCGACCGGGCGGACGCGACGGCGATGCTGGCCGCGCGGCTGGCGGCCGCCCACGACGCCGGCAAGGTCGTGCTGCTGGACCTCGCCGAGAGCCCCGAGCGAGCGCGTGCCGAGCGGACCCGCCTCGCCGCCGACAGTGACGTCCGGCTCCCGACAGACGTCGAGGGCGAACCGGCCGCGGAGGGCGACGACGGGGTCGCCGCGGCGGTCGAGGCCATCGAGGAGCGGGCCCGCCGGATCGAGACGAAGGCGGGCGTCCCCTGTCAGGTGGTCGTCGCCGACGCCGGCGGCGACGTGAGCGCGACGATCCGCGAGGCCGCTGACCGGACGAACTGCGACCTCGTCGCCGCGCCCTACGAGAGCCGCCACGGGAAGCTCTCCGGGTGGATCCGCGACCTGTTCCGGGCCGACGTGGACGTGCTGGTCCACCGGTCGACCGGGGACCGCCGCCGCTGGAAGCGAATCCTCGTGCCGGTCCGCTCCACGAGCGACGTCGCCCACAGCATGGTCGACTTCGCCCAGCGGCTGGCCGGGCAGTCCGGCCGCGTCAGCGTCGCCACCTGCGTCCGATCCGACGCGAGCCGGCGGCGGGCGGAGAACATGCTCGCCGACCTCGTCGACCCCTTCGACGCGCCGATCGAGACTCGCGTCGCCCGCGCGTCGATCGAGTCGTTCCTCGCCGACGAGGCCGACCGCTACGACCTGGTGTTCATGGGCGCGAGCCGCGACCGCAGCGCCGCCTCGCGGCTGATCGCGCCGCCGACCTTCGAGCGGATCAGGGACCTCGACGCCGACGTCGCCGTCGTCGACCGCGGGTGAGGACGGCCATTCAGGCCGTCGTCGACAGGCGGTGACGGGGGCCGCTCACTCCCGGAGGATGCGGTCGGCGATGGACTCGGAGTCGTCCTCGCCCAGCGCCGACTGGACCAGCAGGTGGCTGCCGATGACGGCCGGGCTGATGACCGAGTCCGCGCCCGCCCGCCGGAGCTTCTCGACGTTCTCGCGGTCGGTCGCCGCCGCGACGACGCGTACCTCGGGGTTGAGCTGCCGGGCCGTCAGGATGGCCAGCGCGTCCTGAGCGTCGTCGTTAGTCGCGGTCACGACCGCCCGAGCGCGCTCGATACCGGCCCGTAGCTGGGGCTCCTCGTCGCTGGGATCGTCCGTCAGGACCGGGATGTCGCGGCTCTGGAGCCGCGAGGCCCGCTCCTGGCTGTCCGTGACGACCACGAACTCCACGTCGGCCAGTTCGTCGATGATCGGTTCCGTCAGGTCGCCGTAGCCGAGGACCAGCAGGTGGTCCTCGAGCAGGTCGAGTTGGGTTTCGGTCATGGTTCCGAGCGCTCGCGTGATGCGGCTCTGGATCGCCGGGCCGAGCACCGACCCCAGCGCCAGGGCGAAGCTCGCGGTGCCGATGACGACCGCCGACGTGGCGAACAGCCGAGCCGACTGCGACTGCGCCGCGATGTCCCCGTAGCCCACTGTGCTCGACGTCACGACGGCGAAGTACAGGGCGTCCGTGAGCGTCTCGATCCCCCCGAAGCTCTCCCGGAGCGCGTACGAGCCCACTGTGATGTAGATCTGCCCGCCGGCGAGCGCTGCGATCGCCGCCAGCTGCGTCGTCGAGACGTCCCACCGCCGATCGAACAGCCGGCGGTTCATCAGGACCGTCGGCAGCGACACGATCGACAGGACGACCAGCGGCGCTGACACGGGGAGCGGCTGTCCGACGCCCGGAACGGCGACACTGGGCTGCAGGAGTCCCTGGACCGCCGTCAGTGGGAGCAACAGGATAGTCGCGTACCAGGCCGCGCGCAGCCGCCGCCGGAGGCCGTAGACGCTGGACAGCAGCAGAAAGCCCGTCAGCGTCCCCGTGAACCCGACCGTCCGCTCGACCGCGGTGGGCAGGTACGGCGCCAGCGGCCCGGACACCGTCGCGGCGCTGATGTTCGCCACGCCCGTCGCGAACGACAGCACCGCGACCAGCGTCGGCAACAGCAGCGTCGCCCTGACGCCGAACCAGTCCCGCGGCCCCTTCATGCACGCCGGCAGGCGATACTCCGAGTAAAACTTGGCGTCTCGGCTAGGGGATGTAACTGGTGCCAACAGGACGACTGTCGTTACTGTGAACGACCAGAAAGCCCCTGCTGTCGTCGGGCGCTTCACGCCCGACTGCTCGGGAGACCTCCGGTCTCCCGGTGGCTGAACTCGGGGGGCTCGCTGCGCTCCTCACTACGTTGCGGTGCTTACATCGCCCGCCGTCCTCAGAAGCGCGAAGCGAGTCGCAGCCCGTGAGCGAGCGGGGCTTTCCGGTTCTCCTCGATGGCTGCAACGACGTTCCTTTCTAGCCCCGATACTCCTCGAACCAGTCGACGGCGAAGTCGACCAGTTCGCGCTGGCTCACCAGCTTCGCGGTCGCCTGCCCGACCGCCCCCTCGGTCAGCCCGACGTCGCGCCCGAAGTCGGCGCCGAGGTCGGCGAAGTCCCCGTCGTCCCACTCGACGTCCTCGTACTCGGTCCAGACGCGCTCGCCGTCGCGAGTGACCGGCGCACCGACCGTTTCGGTCTCGGTCGGACAGTCGGCGCGGTACTCGGCGAGGTGGAGCGAGGTGCAGGTGTCGTGGTCGGTCCCCAGCATGAGGACGTCGGCGTCGAGGTCGTAGAGGGTCGCAAGCGGGGAGTCCTCGCCGAGGGCGTGGTCGAGCGAGTGGTCGGCGACGACGCGCTCGGCCTCCGCGCCGCGGGCGGCGAAGGAGACCTGCGGGTGGTCGCTGCGGACGGCGCCGGGATAGGAGCGGAAGCACTCTGCAATCGCGCCCATCCCTCGCGTCGGCGTGGCCTCGGGGCGGAAGGCGGGCATCGACGCGCGGATCTCGTCGAGCCAGTCGTCCGGGACGGGCGGGCTCGACCAGCCCGCCGGGTCGCAGAGCTGTGGCGAGTGAGTCGGCATCGCGAGCGTCCCCGACTCCGTCACGGCTGAGAGGAGCGCGTCGACGGCGGCCTGCTCGCGGCCGGGGACCCAGCCCAGCGACGAGAGCGACGCGTGGACGAGCAGGGCGTCGCCGGCTTCGACGCCCAGGTCGCGCAGGTCCGACGCGATGCGCCCGGCGGTGACCGGCTCGTCGGTCCGGTCGACCACGTCGTCGTCGGTCATGGCCCTACCTGTGTAACGGCCGGCATGTGTCTTCCGGTCCCTTGACAGTGTCACAGCGGGACAGCGCGGAAGCCCACCCCTTTAGGGATGGGAGGAAGCACATAAACTTGAAGCGACTTCGTGTCATATAATTTAATATGTCCCGCAGGCGCAGAAGCCGTCGGTGGGACGGGCTGTCCGTCAGCCAGCCCCGAAGTCGGGAATAATGAACGCACCACTCCGATTCCCACCCGAAAGCCACCTGAGAAAGCCCCTTCTTAGAAAGGACGGAGCGTGGGGCTTTCGTGCGGGAGCGCGAAGTGTGGGAGTCCACCGACAAGCCCACGAGTGTACTCGTGGGTAGCTGGCAGGCGGAGACTGGTACTCTTTTTGCCCCTGCCGGTCGGAGAAGGCCACATGACGAGCAAACAGGAGACCTACGAGCGCATCGTCGAGAGCGGCGTCACCGCAGTCCTCCGGGGCATCGACGAGGACGACATCGTGCCCGTCGCGAAGGCCATCCACGAGGGCGGCGTCACCGCACTGGAGGTCACCGCAGACGGCAAGCGCGCGAGCGAGAAGATCGCGGCCATCGACCGCGAACTGGCGGACACCGACGCCGTCGTCGGCGCGGGCACGGTCATGGACGCCGCGGCCGCCCGCAACGTCGTCGAGGCCGGCGCGCAGTTCGTCCTGGCGCCGAACCTCAACGAGGACGTGATCGAGGTGTGCAACCGCGCGGGCGTCGTCTGCGTCCCGGGCGTCATGACACCGACGGAGGCCGACCGCGCGATGGCCGCCGGCGCGGACATGCTGAAGATGTTCCCCGCGTCGACGGTCGGCCCGGGCCACATCGGCGCGATCCAGGGCCCGCTGGGCGACGTGCCGATCATGCCCACCGGCGGCGTCTCGACCGACAACGTCGCCGACTACTTCGATGCCGGTGCCGTCGCAGTGGGCGCGGGCTCCGCGCTCGTGGACTACGACGCGATCGAGCAGGAGGACTGGGACGGCGTCCGCGAGTCCGCCGCGGAGTTCGTCGCGGCCGTCGAGGCGGCGCGCGAGTAGCTCACGCCGCCGCTGTATCGTCGGACGGGCGCTCGACGCACGGAGACACCGGGAGCCGCCACGGACCGGCGGGCGACGGCGTCACTCCCCAGCCAGCGCCGCGTTCGCGGCCGCGATAGCCTCTTCACACGTCGCCGAGGCCGGCTCGACGAGGTCACGGCGGAACTCCGCTCCGAGTACCCCTGCCGGAGACAGAGCCGTCGCTCGTCGGCCCAGTATTCGACGTGCTCGCCGGAGTCGCCCTGCCGCTCGAGGAACCCGGTCGCTGCGGCCACCGGTGCCGGGCACGCGGTCGGGGCCGTCGACTCGGAGACGGCGATCAGGTCCAACGCCGCGTCCCGGAGCTGGTAGTCGGCGAGCGTGTCGAGCACCGCCACCGGC
This genomic interval from Halomicrobium urmianum contains the following:
- a CDS encoding alkaline phosphatase family protein produces the protein MTLVVLGWDALDAELLDAYELTDAFGTAVTEIDTFDNPILEKPHTNEVWPSIVTGRPPEETGIRALSADEGTEWENPLVDAITDVGSSFVPDSMQQGVGRLLTNLGVERESKTADYYDEHGLETLFDGRRSLSLAVPNYRTEADRDLGLAFDRGAQLSGYLSIEEGDDGESHEPTVPIHRLDEVVAGQAGKKIGVVRQAVQRRYDVVFAWLGYLDTIGHIAPVVEEAGYQRRHYEQAARWTNEVATQIGEGDTLVCVSDHGLQGGDHTHAATLASDDPEIVERVESVLDVKDVLDDAAPSRDANEPDVSERHRYEGATAERSATDVRDQLQDLGYL
- a CDS encoding nucleoside phosphorylase, with the translated sequence MAKQPHLLVEPGDLTDLALVPGDPDRVDRIAGLCDDSETVAENREYKVVNATYEGRELTICSTGIGAPSAAIAVEELAAVGVETFVRVGTTGALQEGIEIGDMVVATAAAKDEGTTKRYEAAEYPAVADYEVLSALVDSAERAAQGAADGASGDAASSRENVHVGPVATDDAFYAEDEAYFEDREAAGLLAVEMEAAAVFSLARRKGLRAGAICTVDGNLVEGTQKGETEDEELPEKAKNNVERAIQLTLDATTAL
- a CDS encoding HPP family protein — protein: MRDRARAALRRLRRLERREGRDLRAWLETTSAVVHVSALLFVPLLVALVTYLSTQLEALSFLLFPPLAAGSYTLFTDPKGQYASPVRFVGGLTVGAVCGLLAATASDVLLPGASAGALEAIPFEAALATLLAGAVTWLFSVEEPSAYSAALLGLLVPRGQRTAFVASVLAASLLVAAVFILWRRHFYERRAQFLYHSLHGDDHVLVPMWGDRADATAMLAARLAAAHDAGKVVLLDLAESPERARAERTRLAADSDVRLPTDVEGEPAAEGDDGVAAAVEAIEERARRIETKAGVPCQVVVADAGGDVSATIREAADRTNCDLVAAPYESRHGKLSGWIRDLFRADVDVLVHRSTGDRRRWKRILVPVRSTSDVAHSMVDFAQRLAGQSGRVSVATCVRSDASRRRAENMLADLVDPFDAPIETRVARASIESFLADEADRYDLVFMGASRDRSAASRLIAPPTFERIRDLDADVAVVDRG
- a CDS encoding NAD-binding protein, which encodes MKGPRDWFGVRATLLLPTLVAVLSFATGVANISAATVSGPLAPYLPTAVERTVGFTGTLTGFLLLSSVYGLRRRLRAAWYATILLLPLTAVQGLLQPSVAVPGVGQPLPVSAPLVVLSIVSLPTVLMNRRLFDRRWDVSTTQLAAIAALAGGQIYITVGSYALRESFGGIETLTDALYFAVVTSSTVGYGDIAAQSQSARLFATSAVVIGTASFALALGSVLGPAIQSRITRALGTMTETQLDLLEDHLLVLGYGDLTEPIIDELADVEFVVVTDSQERASRLQSRDIPVLTDDPSDEEPQLRAGIERARAVVTATNDDAQDALAILTARQLNPEVRVVAAATDRENVEKLRRAGADSVISPAVIGSHLLVQSALGEDDSESIADRILRE
- a CDS encoding aminoglycoside N(3)-acetyltransferase produces the protein MTDDDVVDRTDEPVTAGRIASDLRDLGVEAGDALLVHASLSSLGWVPGREQAAVDALLSAVTESGTLAMPTHSPQLCDPAGWSSPPVPDDWLDEIRASMPAFRPEATPTRGMGAIAECFRSYPGAVRSDHPQVSFAARGAEAERVVADHSLDHALGEDSPLATLYDLDADVLMLGTDHDTCTSLHLAEYRADCPTETETVGAPVTRDGERVWTEYEDVEWDDGDFADLGADFGRDVGLTEGAVGQATAKLVSQRELVDFAVDWFEEYRG
- a CDS encoding bifunctional 4-hydroxy-2-oxoglutarate aldolase/2-dehydro-3-deoxy-phosphogluconate aldolase, coding for MTSKQETYERIVESGVTAVLRGIDEDDIVPVAKAIHEGGVTALEVTADGKRASEKIAAIDRELADTDAVVGAGTVMDAAAARNVVEAGAQFVLAPNLNEDVIEVCNRAGVVCVPGVMTPTEADRAMAAGADMLKMFPASTVGPGHIGAIQGPLGDVPIMPTGGVSTDNVADYFDAGAVAVGAGSALVDYDAIEQEDWDGVRESAAEFVAAVEAARE
- a CDS encoding DUF7344 domain-containing protein, giving the protein MLAGVALPLEEPGRCGHRCRARGRGRRLGDGDQVQRRVPELVVGERVEHRHRQQVATALVHVHLPHLAGADLVDYDRQARTVRLTEAAERLESMVAPLLA